A genome region from Blautia coccoides includes the following:
- a CDS encoding phage replisome organizer N-terminal domain-containing protein yields MADNRKYYYLKLKESYFDEDAIVLLESMQDGMLYSNILLKLYLKSLKNGGKLQLDENIPYTAPMIATITRQQVGTVERALQIFMKLGLVEPLQNGALYMSNIELLIGQSSTEGERKRRARRALQEQKALPEAVADICPPEIEIEKEIDIELEIKREGEIKTGQTAPAPFGRYGNVFLSEKELAELKKELPGKWEYYIDRLSGYIASTGKKYKNHAATIRRWAADDKAKEKPKKGIPDYTYKEGESL; encoded by the coding sequence ATGGCAGACAACCGCAAATATTACTACCTAAAGCTGAAAGAGAGCTATTTTGACGAGGACGCTATCGTGCTGCTGGAAAGTATGCAGGACGGTATGCTCTACTCAAACATTCTTTTGAAGCTGTACCTAAAATCACTGAAAAACGGGGGAAAGCTCCAGCTTGACGAGAATATCCCCTACACCGCACCAATGATAGCCACAATCACCCGCCAGCAAGTCGGCACAGTCGAGAGGGCTTTGCAGATTTTTATGAAGCTGGGGCTTGTGGAACCGTTGCAGAACGGGGCTTTATACATGAGCAACATTGAGCTTTTAATCGGTCAGTCCTCTACCGAGGGGGAGCGGAAACGCCGTGCAAGGCGGGCTTTACAGGAACAGAAAGCCTTGCCGGAAGCCGTGGCGGACATTTGTCCACCAGAGATAGAGATAGAGAAAGAGATAGATATAGAGTTAGAGATAAAGAGAGAGGGAGAGATAAAGACAGGACAAACCGCCCCCGCCCCTTTCGGGAGATACGGAAATGTATTCCTGTCAGAAAAAGAGCTTGCGGAGCTTAAAAAGGAGCTTCCCGGCAAATGGGAATATTACATTGACCGCTTATCCGGCTATATCGCTTCCACCGGGAAGAAATACAAGAACCATGCCGCCACTATCCGGCGTTGGGCGGCTGATGATAAGGCAAAGGAGAAACCGAAAAAGGGAATCCCCGATTATACCTACAAGGAGGGCGAGAGCCTTTGA
- a CDS encoding helix-turn-helix domain-containing protein, producing MGNPNLLPYETIVRATSGEPEAVDEVLRHYSKRIRIAAIENGHIDRDTEDSIKQQLVAALFKFRFDEQPYTKTK from the coding sequence ATGGGGAATCCGAATCTTTTGCCCTATGAAACGATTGTCCGGGCGACCAGCGGAGAGCCGGAAGCCGTGGACGAGGTTTTACGGCATTACAGCAAACGTATCCGAATTGCCGCCATTGAAAACGGGCATATCGACAGGGATACCGAGGACAGCATAAAACAGCAGCTTGTCGCTGCCCTGTTCAAGTTCCGCTTTGATGAACAGCCATATACCAAAACTAAATAA
- a CDS encoding plasmid mobilization protein: MKRYNTPHRHRVIKTRLTEEEYAEFSERVTLCKMSQAEFIRQALTKSRIRPVITVSPVNDELLSAVGKLTAEYGKIGGNLNQIARCLNEYGAPYNALSHEVRAATAELAALKFEVLQKVGEAVGNVQTYQF; encoded by the coding sequence ATGAAAAGATACAACACGCCCCACCGCCACCGGGTAATCAAGACACGCTTGACCGAGGAAGAATACGCCGAGTTTTCCGAGCGTGTCACCCTCTGCAAAATGAGCCAAGCCGAGTTTATCCGGCAAGCCCTTACCAAGTCAAGAATACGCCCGGTCATTACCGTTTCCCCGGTCAATGATGAATTGCTTTCTGCCGTTGGGAAACTCACAGCCGAGTATGGGAAAATCGGCGGGAATCTGAATCAGATAGCCCGCTGTCTGAACGAGTACGGCGCACCTTATAACGCCCTCTCCCATGAGGTACGAGCCGCCACAGCGGAGCTTGCCGCCTTGAAGTTTGAAGTCTTGCAGAAAGTAGGTGAAGCCGTTGGCAACGTTCAAACATATCAGTTCTAA
- a CDS encoding RNA polymerase sigma factor — protein sequence MYTFNGFCKTVIRFAALNAWRDRSRRRQKEISLEYLTEEKFYPLGTTDEYFEAPYEEYPITICGQTVILTNGELAAALLSLPERNREIIFLYFFGDYTQQEIGEMYGRCRSTTGYQIRRTLRLLQRKMEVLSHGESESFAL from the coding sequence ATGTATACGTTCAACGGCTTTTGCAAGACCGTCATACGCTTTGCAGCACTCAACGCATGGCGTGACAGGAGCAGACGGCGACAAAAAGAAATATCCCTTGAATACCTCACAGAAGAAAAATTTTACCCTTTAGGAACAACGGACGAATATTTTGAAGCACCTTATGAAGAATACCCCATAACGATATGCGGTCAGACAGTTATCCTCACCAATGGGGAGCTTGCCGCCGCCCTGTTATCTCTGCCGGAGAGAAATCGGGAAATCATTTTCCTTTACTTTTTCGGAGATTATACACAACAGGAAATCGGGGAAATGTACGGACGCTGCCGGAGTACGACCGGGTATCAAATCCGCAGGACGTTAAGACTCCTGCAAAGGAAAATGGAGGTACTTTCGCATGGGGAATCCGAATCTTTTGCCCTATGA
- a CDS encoding cysteine-rich VLP domain-containing protein gives MKDKIPRMDYRQYRAACRLVHECCNYDNGNCILLDNGEPCVCVQSISYSLMCRWFAAAVLPLDGKLESALLHRADRKRCTECGGYFLPKSNRGKYCPECAGRMKRIHAAQRKRKQRLLCHALGTGKPP, from the coding sequence ATGAAAGATAAAATCCCAAGAATGGACTACCGCCAGTACCGGGCGGCGTGCCGGCTTGTGCATGAGTGCTGCAACTACGATAACGGCAACTGTATCTTGCTGGATAACGGCGAGCCTTGCGTATGTGTACAGAGTATCAGCTATTCCCTTATGTGCCGCTGGTTCGCTGCCGCCGTGCTGCCGCTGGACGGGAAACTGGAATCCGCCCTTTTGCATCGGGCAGACAGAAAACGCTGTACCGAGTGCGGCGGGTATTTTCTCCCCAAGTCAAACCGTGGGAAATACTGCCCGGAATGTGCCGGACGCATGAAAAGAATCCATGCCGCACAGCGCAAGCGGAAACAAAGGCTACTATGTCACGCTTTAGGAACTGGAAAGCCCCCATAA
- a CDS encoding ATP-binding protein encodes MSDYDNAIFRLATAQEAEPEDYTGEDGLLYCGSCRQPKEAYFPEGKTIFGRDRHPKECDCQRKRRETLEAADREQKHREEVERLKRKGFTDPAMREWTFGNDNGKCPQMCYAREYVECWELMKAENHGLILWGSVGTGKSYFAGCIANALMEKEISVCMTNFALILNDLAASYKDRNEYITRLCGFPLLILDDFGMERGTEYGLEQVYNVVDSRYRSGKPLIVTTNLTLEELQNPEDTAHARIYDRLTEMCCPVCITGENFRKAKAQAKMERLKMLLNRKESL; translated from the coding sequence ATGAGTGATTATGATAACGCTATTTTCCGGCTTGCCACGGCACAGGAAGCAGAGCCGGAGGACTATACCGGGGAGGACGGGCTTCTATATTGCGGGAGCTGCCGCCAGCCCAAAGAAGCCTACTTCCCGGAGGGCAAGACGATTTTCGGACGTGACCGCCACCCCAAAGAATGCGACTGCCAGCGGAAACGCCGGGAAACGCTGGAAGCCGCAGACCGGGAGCAGAAACACCGGGAGGAAGTGGAACGGCTGAAAAGAAAGGGCTTCACCGACCCGGCTATGCGGGAATGGACTTTCGGCAATGATAACGGGAAATGCCCTCAAATGTGCTATGCCCGTGAATATGTGGAGTGCTGGGAGCTGATGAAAGCGGAGAACCACGGGCTGATTTTATGGGGGAGTGTCGGCACAGGGAAAAGCTATTTTGCCGGGTGTATCGCCAACGCCCTCATGGAGAAAGAGATTTCCGTGTGCATGACGAACTTTGCCCTTATCCTCAATGACCTTGCCGCCAGCTACAAGGACAGGAACGAATACATAACCCGTCTTTGCGGCTTCCCGCTGCTTATCCTTGATGATTTCGGCATGGAGCGTGGCACGGAATACGGGCTTGAACAGGTTTACAACGTGGTTGACAGCCGATACCGCAGCGGCAAGCCCTTAATCGTGACAACGAACCTCACGCTGGAGGAATTGCAGAACCCGGAGGACACCGCCCACGCCCGCATTTATGACCGACTAACAGAAATGTGCTGCCCCGTCTGCATTACCGGGGAGAATTTCAGGAAAGCCAAAGCACAGGCAAAAATGGAACGCCTTAAAATGCTGCTGAACAGAAAGGAGAGCCTATGA
- a CDS encoding relaxase/mobilization nuclease domain-containing protein, with protein MATFKHISSKNADYGAAEQYLTFEHDEFTMKPTLDENGRLIPRDDYRISSLNCGGEDFAIACMRSNLKYGKNQKREDVKSHHYIISFDPRDAADNGLTVDRAQQLGEQFCKEHFPGHQALVCTHPDGHNHSGNIHVHIVINSLRIAEVPLLPYMERPADTREGCKHRCTDAAMEYFKAEVMEMCHRENLYQIDLLHGSKNRVTEREYWAKRKGQAALDKESASLAAAGEPPKVTKFETDKERLRSVIRTALSSAISFEDFSGKLLQQGVTVKESRGRLSYLTPDRTKPITARKLGDDFDRAAVLEALTQNAQNAARAAEKPLPKQEYPRSIKDRLQRNKAAINAPKQDSLQRMVDREAKRAEGKGIGYDRWAAVHNLKQMAATMSIYEESGFSSPEELEAALAAASAGLHETTGKLKAVESTLREKKDLQKQLLAYIKTKPARDGLRAQKSEKAKRAYREQHESEFIISESAARYFKAQGISKLPASKALQTEIEQLTKEKNALYNEYREKKENVRELQTVKSNIEQILRREPERRKGKDHER; from the coding sequence TTGGCAACGTTCAAACATATCAGTTCTAAAAATGCCGACTATGGAGCCGCCGAGCAGTACCTAACCTTTGAGCATGACGAATTTACCATGAAGCCCACCCTTGATGAAAACGGGCGGCTTATCCCCCGTGACGATTACCGTATTTCCTCTCTGAATTGCGGCGGGGAGGATTTCGCCATAGCGTGTATGCGCTCCAATCTCAAATACGGCAAGAACCAGAAACGGGAGGACGTAAAGAGCCACCACTATATCATCAGCTTTGACCCCCGTGACGCAGCCGACAACGGCTTGACCGTAGACCGGGCGCAGCAGTTGGGCGAGCAGTTTTGCAAAGAGCATTTTCCTGGACACCAAGCCCTTGTCTGCACCCACCCGGACGGGCATAACCACAGCGGAAATATCCATGTGCATATCGTAATCAATTCTTTACGGATTGCGGAAGTGCCGCTCTTGCCCTACATGGAAAGACCAGCGGACACAAGGGAGGGCTGCAAGCACCGCTGCACGGACGCAGCTATGGAATATTTCAAAGCGGAAGTCATGGAGATGTGCCACCGGGAAAATCTCTATCAGATTGATTTATTGCATGGGAGCAAGAACCGTGTTACCGAGCGTGAGTATTGGGCAAAGCGGAAAGGACAAGCCGCACTGGATAAAGAGAGCGCTTCCCTTGCCGCCGCAGGTGAGCCGCCCAAAGTCACAAAATTTGAAACCGACAAGGAGCGGTTACGCAGCGTGATCCGCACCGCCCTGTCCTCTGCTATCTCTTTTGAGGACTTCTCCGGGAAGCTGTTACAGCAAGGCGTGACCGTCAAGGAGAGCCGGGGGAGGTTGTCGTATCTCACGCCGGACAGGACGAAGCCAATCACCGCCCGGAAGTTGGGTGATGATTTTGACCGTGCCGCCGTACTGGAAGCACTCACCCAAAACGCACAGAACGCCGCAAGAGCCGCCGAAAAGCCCCTACCCAAACAGGAATACCCCCGCAGCATAAAAGACCGTTTACAGCGCAATAAAGCCGCCATAAACGCACCGAAACAGGACAGCTTACAGCGCATGGTAGACCGGGAAGCCAAGCGAGCCGAGGGCAAGGGCATAGGATATGACCGCTGGGCGGCTGTCCACAACCTAAAGCAAATGGCGGCGACCATGAGCATTTACGAGGAATCCGGCTTTTCTTCCCCGGAGGAACTGGAAGCCGCCCTTGCCGCCGCCAGTGCCGGATTGCATGAAACCACCGGGAAACTGAAAGCCGTGGAAAGTACCTTGCGGGAGAAAAAGGACTTGCAGAAGCAGCTATTAGCCTACATCAAGACCAAGCCAGCCCGTGACGGATTGCGGGCGCAGAAATCGGAGAAAGCAAAGCGAGCCTACCGGGAGCAACACGAAAGCGAGTTTATCATTTCCGAATCTGCCGCCCGGTATTTCAAGGCACAGGGAATCTCCAAGCTGCCAGCGTCCAAAGCATTACAGACAGAGATTGAGCAGCTTACCAAAGAGAAAAACGCCCTTTATAACGAGTACCGGGAGAAGAAAGAGAACGTCCGGGAATTGCAGACCGTCAAAAGCAATATCGAGCAGATTTTAAGGCGTGAGCCGGAACGCAGAAAGGGAAAAGACCATGAAAGATAA